A single window of Cytobacillus dafuensis DNA harbors:
- a CDS encoding DUF1450 domain-containing protein, whose protein sequence is MGIDVKFCPCNFEDELEIIKERLMERSDLNLIEERCLLYCGQCLVKRFSIVNGENIVANDADELLLKIEHYVDKFKQKN, encoded by the coding sequence ATGGGAATTGACGTTAAATTTTGCCCTTGTAACTTTGAGGATGAATTGGAAATTATTAAAGAACGGTTAATGGAACGGAGCGATTTGAACTTAATTGAAGAGCGGTGCTTGCTTTATTGCGGACAATGTTTGGTTAAACGATTTTCAATTGTAAATGGTGAAAACATTGTTGCGAATGATGCGGATGAACTTCTTTTGAAAATAGAACATTACGTAGATAAATTCAAACAGAAAAATTGA
- a CDS encoding MFS transporter — MSMKEPIDTKQRRSLLLTTLCFGLFMVYLDTTIVNVALPDIQIKLNADISRLQWIIDAYALTFSCLLLSAGTIGDAIGRKKVFITGLLGFSLTSIVCAVSLSIEMLLVGRILQGVFGSFMIPVSLAIIREIYEEPVSRAKAIGIWAGVGGIAFAAGPVVGGWLVEYYGWQSIFWINVPIGIVIALVLFRILHENRNITSRKFDFIGQTFFILGIGALSYALIEGNSLGWDSGAIITTFIVAAIALLLFVFQEYRYEKPLLPLGLFRNRIFTIACSVNFLGLFGLYGAIFLLTLLLQNINNFSPIETGIRFLALTAAVMVASFFGSVLAAKVGPRPLIVIGSVMAGGGLLALTMVDVGSGNDTYWWALVLLGIGVSLVGSSATVALMTAFPPEIAGTVSGVSNTFRQVGAVFGVALSGALVSQYIHTNLPSKLTAIQLPHEIKERISIAFSRGDMSLSQVGPLPEDVRQLILSEGAQVFVEGMHVAFLVSGIGTLFAGICALLFMGRVYQKSNNKASTGSIR; from the coding sequence ATGTCTATGAAAGAACCGATTGACACTAAACAACGCCGCAGCCTCCTGCTGACTACCCTTTGTTTCGGCTTGTTTATGGTATATCTGGACACAACAATTGTGAACGTTGCACTGCCTGACATCCAAATCAAGTTAAATGCAGATATATCAAGGTTGCAGTGGATTATTGACGCATACGCACTCACTTTCTCATGCCTCTTGCTTTCTGCGGGTACCATCGGTGATGCTATTGGGCGAAAAAAGGTTTTTATTACCGGTCTGCTCGGTTTTTCTCTTACCTCAATTGTTTGTGCAGTTTCCCTCTCCATCGAAATGCTGCTAGTGGGACGCATTTTACAGGGAGTTTTCGGATCATTTATGATCCCGGTTTCACTTGCGATCATCAGGGAAATCTATGAGGAACCTGTTTCCAGAGCAAAAGCGATCGGGATTTGGGCGGGGGTCGGAGGAATAGCCTTCGCTGCCGGGCCGGTTGTCGGAGGATGGCTTGTCGAATACTACGGATGGCAAAGTATTTTCTGGATCAATGTGCCCATTGGAATTGTAATCGCACTCGTGTTATTTCGAATTTTGCATGAAAATCGGAATATAACTTCCCGAAAGTTTGACTTCATTGGACAAACGTTTTTTATTCTTGGAATTGGTGCGCTCAGCTACGCCTTAATTGAAGGGAATTCTTTAGGCTGGGATTCAGGGGCGATAATTACGACTTTCATCGTTGCCGCTATCGCGCTTCTGTTATTTGTGTTCCAAGAGTATCGATATGAAAAACCGTTACTGCCACTCGGTCTATTCCGTAATCGGATCTTCACTATCGCCTGCTCCGTTAATTTTCTTGGCTTATTCGGCCTGTATGGCGCTATCTTCTTGCTAACCCTGTTACTCCAGAACATAAACAACTTCTCCCCCATCGAAACCGGCATCCGGTTTTTGGCTCTTACGGCAGCGGTTATGGTAGCCTCATTTTTTGGGAGTGTGCTTGCTGCTAAGGTAGGACCTAGACCTCTAATTGTCATTGGATCGGTTATGGCGGGGGGAGGACTCCTAGCGCTTACCATGGTGGATGTGGGCAGCGGTAATGACACTTACTGGTGGGCACTCGTGCTTCTCGGTATCGGCGTCTCTTTAGTGGGCTCCTCGGCGACAGTGGCTCTTATGACGGCTTTTCCACCTGAGATTGCTGGGACCGTGTCTGGGGTGTCTAACACTTTCCGTCAGGTGGGAGCTGTATTCGGTGTTGCCCTCTCTGGAGCGTTGGTTTCACAATACATCCATACAAATTTACCGTCCAAATTGACTGCCATTCAGCTTCCGCATGAAATAAAAGAACGGATCTCTATTGCATTCTCACGAGGAGACATGTCATTATCTCAGGTTGGTCCTCTTCCGGAGGATGTGAGACAACTTATATTATCTGAGGGTGCACAGGTGTTCGTCGAGGGAATGCACGTTGCCTTCCTCGTCAGCGGAATTGGTACTTTATTTGCAGGAATTTGTGCACTTCTGTTTATGGGCCGAGTATACCAAAAAAGCAATAACAAAGCGTCTACGGGAAGCATTCGGTAG
- a CDS encoding MDR family MFS transporter, whose amino-acid sequence MSVKTENNNEAFSIKTIIGPLLAVIVGMIMVILDSTAMNVALPGIVEDFNSDVSTMQWSITGYTLALSAVIPLAGWMTDRFGAKRIFLITIALFTLGSVLCSVAQNPEQLILYRVIQGLGGGMVAPIGMAIIFRLAPPDKIGAIMGTLGVPMLLAPALGPVLAGYLVEYVTWHWIFLINLPIGIIAILVGMKFLPEVERKTVPSLDYLGIVLAPIAFAMLAYGVSEGGKSWTSTETLTGLIVGGVALILFIIVELRQKQPLLELRVFGSSDFRKGIVIAWISQIALFGVMIIVPLFLQTVRGYGALDTGLILLPQALASGVMMPIGGRLYDKIGARPLAITGLSIITVALVMLSRISMDTTTGYIITCLVMMGAGMGLSMMAINTHVLQSAPKHLVSRVTPLTTAAQQVMVSFAVAGMTGFLTSRITDHMTEIPNPIEATVTAYGDTFLLAAGIALVGALLATILSRPKQQPEHAPDDETKEANAKMMAGH is encoded by the coding sequence ATGTCAGTAAAAACAGAAAATAACAATGAAGCATTTTCCATTAAAACCATCATAGGACCGCTATTAGCTGTCATTGTTGGTATGATAATGGTAATTCTTGATAGTACGGCGATGAATGTTGCCTTGCCTGGAATAGTGGAAGATTTTAATTCTGATGTTTCGACCATGCAATGGTCCATAACAGGTTATACGCTTGCATTATCAGCTGTTATTCCTTTAGCTGGTTGGATGACAGACCGATTTGGCGCAAAAAGGATATTTTTAATTACAATCGCCCTATTTACACTTGGTTCCGTTCTGTGCTCTGTTGCACAAAACCCTGAACAGCTTATCCTCTATCGGGTAATTCAAGGGCTGGGGGGAGGAATGGTAGCGCCAATAGGAATGGCCATTATATTCCGACTTGCACCTCCGGATAAGATAGGGGCTATCATGGGAACACTTGGGGTTCCGATGTTATTAGCACCGGCACTTGGGCCTGTTTTAGCAGGATATCTTGTAGAATACGTTACTTGGCATTGGATTTTCCTTATTAATTTGCCAATCGGTATTATTGCAATTTTGGTTGGAATGAAATTTTTACCGGAAGTTGAACGAAAGACCGTTCCATCCCTTGATTATTTAGGAATTGTATTAGCACCTATCGCATTTGCAATGCTAGCATATGGAGTGAGTGAAGGGGGCAAAAGCTGGACTTCAACGGAAACTCTTACCGGATTAATTGTAGGTGGAGTTGCTCTCATACTATTCATTATCGTCGAACTTCGTCAAAAGCAGCCTTTATTAGAGCTGAGAGTTTTTGGATCTTCTGACTTTAGAAAAGGGATTGTGATTGCATGGATTTCCCAAATCGCATTATTTGGGGTTATGATTATTGTCCCGTTATTTTTACAAACAGTAAGAGGTTACGGTGCATTAGATACTGGTTTAATTCTACTTCCACAAGCTCTAGCATCAGGTGTTATGATGCCAATCGGAGGGCGTTTATATGATAAAATAGGTGCTCGTCCTTTAGCTATAACAGGCTTGTCTATTATTACTGTAGCGCTAGTTATGCTTTCACGTATTTCAATGGATACAACTACCGGATATATCATTACATGTTTAGTAATGATGGGAGCAGGAATGGGTCTATCCATGATGGCAATTAATACCCATGTTCTTCAATCCGCTCCAAAACATCTTGTAAGTCGCGTCACACCATTAACAACTGCGGCCCAACAAGTAATGGTTTCATTTGCAGTAGCAGGTATGACTGGGTTCCTAACGTCAAGAATTACTGATCATATGACAGAAATACCTAACCCAATTGAAGCTACCGTTACAGCCTACGGTGACACGTTCCTTCTAGCTGCAGGGATTGCATTAGTAGGGGCACTTTTAGCAACAATCCTTAGTAGACCAAAACAACAGCCGGAACATGCACCAGATGATGAAACAAAAGAAGCGAATGCCAAAATGATGGCAGGACATTAA
- a CDS encoding YerC/YecD family TrpR-related protein, whose protein sequence is MFIKKTPEKTVAQLYNAILSLHTKQECKAFFDDLCTMNEVKSFIQRLEVARMLREGDTYMDIQVETSASSATITRVKKLLDYGSSGYQLVLDRIEASGKS, encoded by the coding sequence ATGTTTATAAAAAAAACACCTGAAAAAACTGTAGCGCAGTTGTATAATGCTATCCTTTCTTTACACACAAAACAAGAATGTAAAGCTTTTTTTGATGATCTGTGTACCATGAATGAAGTGAAGTCCTTTATTCAAAGACTTGAGGTTGCAAGAATGCTTAGAGAAGGCGATACATATATGGACATTCAGGTAGAAACTAGTGCCTCATCGGCTACTATAACAAGAGTTAAGAAGTTATTGGATTATGGGAGTAGTGGTTATCAATTAGTATTAGATCGCATAGAGGCCTCTGGTAAATCCTAA
- the fahA gene encoding fumarylacetoacetase produces MKHSFITTKTDSHFPIQNLPYGIFQKKGLSPRVGTAIGDYVLDLSVIDEAGLLDGTGAEAKNIFSATSLNGFMALGRPVWSAVRSKLQYLLDADTPDIRDNSAIRSKGFHLIADVEMLLPADIGDYTDFYASKEHATNVGIMFRGKENALMPNWTHLPVGYHGRASSVVISGTDIRRPQGQMKPVDAASPLFGPCLQLDFELELGWFIGPGNEMGEPVSIENAEDQIFGLVLVNDWSARDIQAWEYQPLGPFLAKNFATSISPWVVPLDALEPFRTAGPKQDPAPLPYLQTNKAGAFDINLEVSLQGERMALPHRITTSNFRYLYWSMAQQIAHHTVGGCNLRPGDLLASGTISGPEKESRGSLLELTWRGTEPILMENEEKRVWLEDGDQLTITGWCQGEGYRIGFGEVTSRVLPVEHHHQTKQLIHPYTKK; encoded by the coding sequence ATGAAGCATTCCTTTATCACAACAAAAACGGATTCACATTTTCCCATCCAAAACCTGCCATACGGTATTTTTCAAAAAAAAGGGCTAAGCCCCCGAGTTGGTACAGCCATAGGTGATTATGTTCTCGATTTATCTGTGATCGATGAAGCTGGATTATTAGATGGCACTGGCGCGGAAGCAAAGAATATCTTTTCAGCAACTTCACTAAATGGATTTATGGCACTTGGCCGTCCAGTATGGTCTGCGGTGCGGTCGAAGCTTCAATATCTTTTGGATGCCGACACGCCTGATATACGTGATAATTCAGCAATTCGTTCAAAAGGATTTCACTTAATAGCAGATGTAGAAATGCTTCTTCCAGCAGATATTGGAGACTATACAGATTTCTATGCTTCCAAAGAGCATGCAACGAATGTAGGAATTATGTTTCGAGGTAAAGAAAATGCTCTCATGCCAAACTGGACCCACTTACCGGTCGGATATCACGGTCGGGCCAGCTCAGTGGTTATCAGTGGCACCGACATACGCCGTCCTCAAGGTCAGATGAAACCAGTCGATGCCGCTTCACCTTTGTTTGGACCTTGCCTCCAGCTCGACTTTGAATTGGAACTGGGCTGGTTTATCGGACCGGGCAACGAAATGGGAGAACCAGTCTCAATTGAAAATGCAGAGGATCAAATCTTTGGTCTCGTGTTAGTTAATGATTGGAGTGCCCGTGATATTCAGGCTTGGGAATATCAACCGCTCGGACCGTTCCTAGCCAAGAATTTTGCTACTTCCATCTCTCCTTGGGTGGTACCTTTGGATGCGCTGGAACCTTTCCGTACAGCTGGTCCAAAGCAGGACCCTGCACCACTTCCTTACTTGCAGACGAACAAAGCTGGTGCTTTTGATATTAATCTAGAAGTCTCGCTACAAGGTGAGAGAATGGCTTTGCCACATCGCATCACAACCAGTAATTTCCGTTACCTCTATTGGAGTATGGCTCAACAGATTGCGCATCACACTGTAGGTGGATGCAATTTACGCCCGGGTGACCTACTTGCCTCCGGAACGATTAGCGGACCTGAAAAAGAATCAAGGGGTAGCTTATTGGAACTAACTTGGCGTGGAACGGAGCCCATTCTCATGGAAAATGAAGAAAAGAGAGTGTGGCTGGAAGATGGAGATCAGTTGACAATAACGGGGTGGTGCCAGGGGGAAGGCTATCGTATCGGATTCGGTGAAGTGACCAGCCGGGTACTCCCTGTTGAACATCATCACCAGACCAAGCAATTAATACATCCATATACTAAGAAATGA
- a CDS encoding ATP synthase subunit B, translating into MENLRLNVSLLRRRVPNLTTAAKSVGLRPATVSNLCTGKIPVGRSEVRTLVALASLAECSLDELIIRGENVEMIETKIKALDLFAPLAKGGTIGLVARQKMGQLVLLSELFFRLKKESFTTILLMPEGDYPELKDVTINTDIIVHSIEEAYEKIAEKGSISEIVFAADRRHVLTGEIFELQERIEAINIASITTFLVDLTGEAADEDLPYGPLETIWQFDADLTARHKFPAVNPIYSTSSVLEGAHLDQTHLTIQQRAQKLLRRYRELRSLVNAGGMERIPASEIQTFKRGERLEAYLTQPFYVAEAYTGKKGESVRLHETLQDVRKILDGSADSLAIEELNYIGQLIEK; encoded by the coding sequence ATGGAAAACTTGAGATTAAATGTTTCACTTTTGCGAAGAAGGGTTCCAAATTTAACAACAGCTGCAAAGTCTGTTGGTTTGCGTCCTGCAACGGTTTCGAATTTATGCACTGGAAAGATACCAGTAGGACGATCTGAAGTTCGCACATTGGTAGCTCTAGCATCATTGGCAGAATGCAGTTTGGATGAATTGATTATAAGAGGGGAGAATGTTGAGATGATCGAAACAAAGATTAAGGCGCTTGATTTGTTCGCACCACTTGCCAAGGGAGGAACAATCGGTCTTGTTGCAAGACAAAAAATGGGGCAGCTTGTCTTACTTTCTGAATTATTTTTCCGGCTGAAAAAAGAATCGTTCACTACTATTTTGCTAATGCCAGAAGGAGACTACCCTGAATTAAAAGATGTAACGATAAATACGGATATTATTGTCCATTCCATTGAAGAAGCATATGAGAAAATCGCAGAAAAAGGCAGCATATCTGAAATTGTTTTTGCTGCAGATAGGAGACATGTTCTGACAGGAGAAATATTTGAACTACAAGAACGAATCGAAGCAATAAATATTGCGTCAATAACAACATTTTTAGTTGATTTAACAGGAGAAGCTGCTGATGAAGACCTTCCATACGGACCTCTTGAAACGATTTGGCAATTTGACGCGGATCTAACAGCAAGACATAAGTTTCCAGCAGTAAATCCAATCTATTCCACCTCTTCTGTACTCGAAGGAGCACATCTAGATCAAACTCATCTCACTATCCAACAGCGCGCACAAAAACTTCTGCGCCGGTACCGGGAGCTTCGTTCATTAGTCAATGCAGGCGGCATGGAGCGAATCCCAGCATCAGAAATCCAAACTTTTAAACGTGGAGAAAGACTTGAAGCATATTTAACGCAGCCATTTTATGTAGCAGAGGCTTATACAGGGAAGAAAGGCGAATCAGTTCGTTTACATGAAACATTACAAGATGTAAGAAAGATACTAGACGGTTCAGCTGATTCGTTAGCTATTGAAGAATTAAATTATATAGGTCAGTTGATTGAAAAATAA
- a CDS encoding GNAT family N-acetyltransferase, whose protein sequence is MQLRILAIDEKPPIDLLLLADPSIEMIEEYIHKGDCYVSEWDGSIQGVFVLLSTRPGIVELVNVAVSKEHQGKGYGKKLVLAAIDIAKSKGYKTIEVGTGNSSIDQLALYQKCGFRMMWIDKDFFIRHYNELIYENGIQCVDMVRLSMDL, encoded by the coding sequence ATGCAATTAAGAATATTAGCAATTGACGAAAAGCCTCCAATCGATTTGTTATTATTAGCTGATCCATCCATAGAAATGATCGAGGAATACATTCATAAGGGCGATTGCTATGTTTCAGAGTGGGATGGAAGCATTCAAGGTGTATTCGTATTGCTTTCAACTCGGCCTGGTATTGTTGAGCTAGTCAATGTGGCTGTATCAAAGGAACATCAGGGCAAAGGCTATGGAAAGAAATTGGTTTTAGCTGCAATCGATATAGCAAAGTCAAAAGGCTATAAAACGATTGAAGTTGGAACTGGCAATTCAAGTATAGACCAGCTCGCACTTTATCAAAAATGCGGATTTCGAATGATGTGGATAGACAAGGATTTTTTTATACGCCACTATAATGAATTAATCTATGAAAATGGAATTCAATGTGTTGATATGGTCCGGTTATCGATGGATCTATAA
- a CDS encoding LysR family transcriptional regulator, with amino-acid sequence MEWNQLEYFLTVARLQHVTRAAEELSITQPALSHSIGKLEEELGVSLFERSGRNVQLNRYGKVFAKRVEAAIMEIRKGKQEIEELTNPEIGTVSLSFLHTLGNEFIPTLISSFRKRYPNIHFELYQGSNTFIIQKLEKGASDFCITSPKFDGNGMVWLPLISEDLYVVVPKGHKLSNRREVDLHAITEEPFIGLNTSCGFRSIYDDIFQSVGFHPKVAFEAEDLSTAAGFVSAGLGVSLLPSTAGLRMDGTSWLTVKKPICSCTIGLAWKDKRYLSPAAKLFKDFCSNHFCYVSTED; translated from the coding sequence ATGGAATGGAATCAACTGGAATACTTTTTAACAGTAGCGCGGTTGCAACATGTAACACGTGCCGCAGAGGAGCTTTCGATTACACAGCCTGCTCTCAGTCATTCGATTGGAAAGTTGGAGGAAGAACTCGGTGTGTCACTGTTTGAACGAAGTGGTCGGAATGTCCAGCTCAATCGATATGGAAAGGTGTTTGCTAAACGAGTCGAGGCTGCCATTATGGAAATAAGAAAAGGAAAGCAGGAGATTGAGGAACTAACGAATCCGGAAATAGGAACGGTTTCTTTGTCTTTTTTACACACGCTGGGAAACGAATTCATTCCGACTTTGATCAGTTCATTTCGCAAACGATACCCTAACATTCATTTTGAACTATACCAGGGCTCGAATACATTCATTATCCAGAAGTTAGAAAAGGGCGCGAGCGACTTTTGCATCACATCCCCAAAATTTGATGGGAATGGAATGGTATGGCTGCCACTTATTTCGGAGGATCTTTATGTCGTTGTTCCGAAGGGCCACAAATTATCCAATCGACGTGAGGTTGATTTGCACGCTATTACCGAAGAACCGTTTATCGGATTAAACACAAGCTGTGGATTCCGTTCAATATACGATGACATTTTCCAAAGTGTAGGTTTTCATCCTAAAGTTGCATTTGAGGCAGAAGATCTTTCCACAGCTGCTGGATTTGTATCTGCAGGACTTGGTGTTTCTTTGCTGCCTTCTACAGCAGGATTAAGGATGGATGGAACTTCCTGGTTGACAGTCAAAAAACCGATATGTTCTTGCACGATAGGTTTGGCATGGAAGGATAAACGTTATCTGTCACCTGCCGCTAAGTTATTTAAAGACTTTTGTAGTAATCATTTTTGTTATGTTTCAACTGAAGATTAA
- a CDS encoding GNAT family N-acetyltransferase translates to MNIILTEVNEKNFWNVINLKSDLDQEKRIQIFERWVGSNTFFLAACQVYGFIPRAIYDGETLIGFASHGLNKETGRYELISLMLGHPFQGKGYGLPILKAVIDEMAEIYSCKEVYLSVIYNNEAAIRIYEKIGFKPTGEIEEGHHPEPIYRLDINEYLSQKI, encoded by the coding sequence ATGAACATTATATTAACTGAAGTGAATGAGAAGAATTTTTGGAATGTGATTAATTTAAAATCTGACTTAGATCAGGAAAAGCGAATTCAAATTTTTGAGAGATGGGTTGGTTCCAATACTTTTTTTCTAGCAGCTTGCCAAGTTTATGGCTTCATACCAAGGGCAATTTATGATGGAGAAACCTTAATCGGTTTTGCATCACATGGTTTGAACAAAGAAACCGGAAGATACGAATTAATAAGCCTAATGCTTGGCCATCCTTTTCAGGGAAAGGGTTATGGACTCCCGATATTAAAGGCAGTTATAGATGAAATGGCTGAAATATATTCATGTAAAGAAGTATATCTGTCCGTTATTTATAATAATGAAGCTGCCATACGTATATACGAGAAAATAGGGTTTAAGCCAACAGGAGAGATTGAGGAAGGGCATCATCCAGAGCCTATTTATCGTTTAGATATTAATGAGTATTTAAGCCAAAAAATATAA
- the hppD gene encoding 4-hydroxyphenylpyruvate dioxygenase has protein sequence MAKKMMASLKSKPEEIFPVKNVYYLEIYTGNAKQAAYYYSKAFGFKLVAYRGLETGSRDRVSYMLEQGAIRLILTGTLSDSTNVAEFLKKHGEGVKDISLLVKDLEKTYSGAIERGGIAIREPWVEEDEKGRVKKAIIGTYGDTIHTLVENIDYKGVFLPGFEACKDRIESPSSGLVGVDHIVGNVEVMEEWTSYYENVFGFSVLKHFDDKDISTEYSALMSKVMMNGTGRIKFPINEPAEGKRKSQIQEYLDYYNGPGVQHLALLTNDIISTVAALKENGVEFLKTPETYYKELANRIGDIDEDVKRLQELNILVDRDDEGYLLQIFTKPLVDRPTLFIEIIQRKGALGFGEGNFKALFESIEREQELRGNI, from the coding sequence GTGGCAAAAAAAATGATGGCATCATTAAAATCTAAGCCAGAAGAAATTTTCCCAGTGAAGAATGTCTATTATCTTGAAATTTATACAGGTAACGCAAAACAAGCTGCGTATTATTATTCAAAGGCATTTGGTTTTAAACTGGTGGCATATAGGGGTCTTGAGACTGGGAGCCGCGACCGAGTTTCTTACATGTTGGAACAAGGGGCGATTCGCTTAATTTTAACTGGAACACTTTCAGACAGTACTAATGTTGCCGAGTTTCTTAAAAAACACGGGGAAGGTGTCAAAGATATTTCTCTTCTTGTCAAGGATTTAGAAAAAACATACTCAGGAGCAATTGAACGCGGAGGTATAGCTATCCGGGAACCTTGGGTTGAAGAAGATGAAAAAGGCAGAGTAAAAAAAGCCATTATCGGTACATATGGTGATACGATTCACACTCTTGTTGAAAATATAGATTACAAAGGTGTGTTTTTACCAGGATTTGAGGCATGTAAAGACCGGATTGAATCCCCATCCTCTGGATTAGTTGGTGTGGATCACATCGTCGGAAACGTGGAAGTCATGGAGGAATGGACGAGTTATTATGAAAATGTTTTTGGATTCAGCGTCCTGAAACATTTCGATGATAAAGACATCTCAACAGAATATTCCGCACTTATGTCTAAAGTGATGATGAATGGAACAGGACGTATTAAATTCCCAATTAATGAGCCAGCTGAAGGAAAGCGTAAGTCACAGATTCAAGAATATCTTGACTATTATAATGGACCGGGTGTGCAGCATCTTGCCCTATTAACAAACGATATTATTAGCACAGTGGCTGCGTTAAAAGAAAATGGTGTTGAATTTTTGAAGACACCAGAAACGTATTATAAAGAGCTAGCAAACCGTATTGGCGATATTGATGAAGACGTAAAAAGACTTCAAGAGCTGAACATTCTTGTCGATCGAGATGACGAAGGGTATTTACTCCAAATCTTCACAAAACCACTAGTCGACCGTCCTACCCTATTCATAGAAATTATTCAGCGTAAAGGTGCACTTGGCTTTGGGGAGGGAAACTTTAAAGCACTGTTTGAATCCATTGAGCGTGAGCAAGAACTCCGCGGAAATATTTAA
- a CDS encoding homogentisate 1,2-dioxygenase, whose translation MPHYIKMGNVPHKRHTQFRQENGELYYEQVMGTKGFSGIQSLIYHINPPTRVKEARKIKDIQYEFEEKDALKHRHFLTWNTEPGGDFLEARKILLANDDLAIGVARPTQPMSYYYRNGECDEMLFVHEGKGKIESIFGEISFYPGDYVIIPMGTTYRVVLDTHEARFLVVESNSAIVSPKRYRNEHGQLLEHSPYCERDFRTPERLEPKDEKGKFEVRVRAQGMLTSYLFDFHPLDAVGWDGYLFPYAFSIHDFEPITGRVHQPPPVHQTFEAHNYVICSFVPRLYDYHPEAIPAPYVHSNVESDEVLYYADGDFMSRRGIEEGSITLHPSGLPHGPHPGKMEESIGKKETKELAVMIDTFRPLRVVKQAHHYEDASYMSSWFEE comes from the coding sequence ATGCCGCATTATATTAAGATGGGAAATGTCCCGCATAAACGCCATACTCAATTTCGTCAGGAAAATGGTGAACTCTATTACGAACAAGTAATGGGTACAAAAGGATTTTCGGGTATTCAATCATTGATTTATCATATCAATCCCCCAACAAGAGTCAAAGAGGCAAGAAAAATTAAAGATATTCAGTATGAATTTGAAGAAAAGGACGCTCTCAAACATCGCCATTTTCTTACATGGAATACAGAACCAGGTGGAGATTTTTTGGAAGCAAGAAAAATCTTACTGGCTAATGATGATCTGGCGATCGGCGTTGCTCGCCCAACACAGCCTATGTCATATTATTATCGTAACGGAGAATGTGATGAAATGCTGTTTGTACATGAAGGCAAAGGAAAAATTGAAAGTATCTTTGGAGAAATCTCTTTTTATCCGGGAGATTACGTCATCATTCCAATGGGAACTACCTACCGTGTGGTCCTGGATACACATGAGGCACGTTTCCTAGTTGTGGAATCGAATTCAGCCATTGTTTCACCGAAACGCTATCGCAATGAGCACGGACAGCTCCTCGAGCATTCACCCTATTGTGAACGCGATTTTCGAACACCAGAAAGATTAGAGCCGAAAGACGAGAAAGGGAAATTTGAAGTTCGGGTACGTGCTCAAGGGATGTTAACTTCCTATCTTTTTGATTTCCATCCACTAGATGCTGTTGGTTGGGATGGATATTTATTCCCTTACGCGTTTAGCATTCATGATTTTGAACCCATTACCGGCCGAGTTCATCAGCCACCACCCGTGCATCAAACTTTTGAAGCACATAATTATGTAATTTGCTCATTTGTCCCTCGTCTATACGATTATCATCCAGAGGCCATACCGGCTCCCTATGTACACAGCAATGTTGAGAGCGATGAAGTGTTGTACTATGCAGATGGTGATTTTATGAGCCGGCGTGGAATTGAAGAGGGCTCGATCACGCTTCATCCTAGTGGTTTGCCGCATGGGCCACATCCAGGAAAAATGGAGGAGAGTATTGGTAAAAAAGAAACAAAAGAGCTAGCAGTTATGATTGATACCTTCCGTCCACTCCGTGTGGTAAAACAGGCGCATCACTATGAGGATGCTTCCTATATGAGCAGTTGGTTTGAAGAATAA